A window of Streptomyces sp. SAI-127 contains these coding sequences:
- a CDS encoding MEDS domain-containing protein, producing MSSPFDHRMSIHSTDDEFLANALPFLTEAFNTPDEPPPAAIASPHHLAVLRDTLGMDAQHVTLIDHTDWYTGSAANAVAQGAGYLAAHAGPGGRIHLLMEPVWNGRAGRSPRETTEWIRYEALANLLFAPLATTALCAYDTRTAGPAIIDAARRAHPDTDVYEEPVRLVAELNAVPLAPPPPDAELLTDLAADAVRLGVQARGLAPADAELFATAVAEAAQAVGERAGTALLWGQDTHCVCELRSRRRVGDPLAGFVPPDTTDLESGQGLWYARQVCAYVDVRDDRDGSTVRLQYA from the coding sequence ATGAGCAGCCCCTTCGACCACCGCATGTCCATCCACTCCACCGACGACGAATTCCTCGCCAACGCCCTCCCCTTCCTCACGGAGGCGTTCAACACGCCCGACGAACCCCCGCCCGCAGCCATCGCCTCCCCCCACCACCTCGCCGTCCTCCGGGACACCCTCGGCATGGACGCCCAGCACGTCACCCTCATCGACCACACCGACTGGTACACCGGCTCCGCCGCGAACGCGGTCGCGCAGGGCGCCGGGTACCTCGCGGCGCATGCCGGGCCCGGCGGCCGCATCCACCTGCTCATGGAACCCGTCTGGAACGGCAGGGCCGGCCGTTCCCCCCGCGAGACCACGGAGTGGATCCGCTACGAGGCCCTCGCCAACCTCCTCTTCGCGCCGCTCGCCACCACCGCGCTGTGCGCCTACGACACCCGCACCGCGGGTCCCGCGATCATCGACGCGGCCCGCAGGGCCCACCCGGACACGGACGTGTACGAGGAGCCCGTACGCCTGGTCGCCGAGCTGAACGCCGTACCCCTGGCGCCGCCCCCGCCGGACGCGGAGCTCCTCACCGACCTGGCCGCCGACGCCGTACGGCTCGGGGTGCAGGCGCGTGGTCTCGCGCCCGCCGACGCGGAACTGTTCGCGACGGCCGTCGCCGAGGCGGCACAGGCCGTGGGGGAGCGGGCCGGTACCGCGCTGCTGTGGGGACAGGACACGCACTGCGTCTGCGAACTGCGCTCGCGACGCCGCGTGGGCGACCCCCTCGCCGGATTCGTCCCGCCGGACACCACCGACCTGGAGTCCGGCCAGGGGCTCTGGTACGCGCGCCAGGTGTGTGCGTACGTCGACGTACGCGACGACCGGGACGGGTCGACCGTACGACTGCAGTACGCGTAG
- a CDS encoding LuxR C-terminal-related transcriptional regulator encodes MGGSAPRRAGHLPVETTSFVDRRGEQAAGRELLSRARLVTLTGPGGVGKTRLAARIAARAERTFPDGVRFVHLAGLREPELVPLAVADALGLHDHSAGPPADALVAHVRDRKVLLVLDNCEHLLRACARLAAALLRGTTGVRILATSRHRLGLTEENLLDVRPLPVPDPDGDLSAADGYPALALFADRAAAVVPGFALTAGNRAAVARLCRRLDGLPLAIELAAVRMRVLGVEQLLERLDDRYRLLTSGSPAALPRHRTLRAAVDWSHELCTAREQLVWARLSVPAGGFDLETAEAVCADGDLVHGADVLDAIAGLVDKSVLSREPGPDGVRYRLLDTLRHYGLEMLRGMEGEELATRRRHRDWMLRRATACEQAWFGPGQREIVARLRADQDNLRAALDFSLRGAGGAAAASGPDGVFGVGAPGAASVMAAGPGAAARSASGSTASATSADPREGATPTPADTLAGLRLAGTLAGPGAAARPAPGSTASATSADPREGATPTPADTLAGLRLAGTLWFYWHACGAPREGRYWVERALEANPEPTSERARGLWVAGLLAGCPEDLTRGLRRAEEARELARGLGDAAEAAHAAYVIGVIRLFADDLCAALAHFEAGVARGPVPGQHLSLVGLDQVELACALGFLGHADRAVEVCEKTLRLCEEHGEEWVRSYALRMLALAHTVKQDWPRAERYAREALRLKLAVNDLIGLALTLDLTARIATERSAHERAAVLLGGADRAWAAVDQGRWGSEALNSLRRDTESRAGRVLGSTAFTAAYDRGAALTLPELVGHALQEPGLPDVTPPAPDRPQVRLTPREAQVAELVAEGLANQQIADRLVIARRTAEGHVERILNKLGFNTRTQIATWVTAQR; translated from the coding sequence ATGGGCGGATCAGCGCCACGGCGGGCCGGACACCTGCCGGTCGAGACGACCAGTTTCGTCGACCGGCGCGGTGAACAGGCCGCGGGCCGCGAACTGCTCAGCCGCGCCCGCCTGGTCACGCTGACCGGCCCCGGCGGCGTCGGCAAGACCCGCCTCGCCGCACGCATCGCGGCCCGCGCGGAACGCACCTTCCCCGACGGCGTCCGCTTCGTCCACCTGGCAGGCCTGCGCGAGCCCGAGCTGGTCCCGCTCGCCGTCGCCGACGCGCTCGGCCTCCACGACCACTCCGCCGGGCCGCCGGCTGACGCCCTCGTCGCCCATGTACGGGACCGCAAGGTGCTGTTGGTCCTCGACAACTGCGAACACCTGCTGCGGGCCTGCGCCCGGCTCGCGGCGGCGCTGCTGCGCGGCACCACGGGGGTGCGCATCCTCGCGACCAGCCGGCACCGGCTCGGTCTCACCGAGGAGAACCTCCTCGACGTACGACCGCTGCCGGTGCCCGATCCGGACGGCGACCTGTCCGCGGCCGACGGATACCCGGCGCTGGCCCTCTTCGCCGACCGGGCGGCCGCGGTCGTCCCCGGCTTCGCGCTGACCGCCGGCAACCGGGCCGCCGTCGCCCGCCTGTGCCGACGCCTGGACGGACTTCCCCTCGCCATCGAGCTCGCCGCGGTGCGCATGCGCGTGCTCGGTGTGGAACAGCTCCTGGAACGCCTCGACGACCGCTACCGCCTCCTCACCTCCGGCAGCCCCGCGGCCCTCCCGCGCCACCGGACCCTGCGGGCCGCGGTCGACTGGAGCCACGAACTGTGCACCGCACGCGAACAGCTGGTCTGGGCCCGCCTCTCGGTCCCGGCCGGCGGCTTCGACCTCGAGACGGCGGAGGCGGTCTGCGCGGACGGCGACCTCGTCCACGGCGCCGACGTGCTCGACGCGATCGCCGGCCTCGTCGACAAGTCCGTGCTCTCCCGGGAGCCGGGGCCGGACGGGGTGCGGTACCGGCTCCTGGACACGTTGCGCCATTACGGCCTGGAGATGCTGCGCGGGATGGAGGGCGAGGAGCTCGCCACCCGGCGCCGGCACCGGGACTGGATGCTGCGGCGGGCCACCGCCTGCGAACAGGCCTGGTTCGGTCCCGGCCAGCGGGAGATCGTCGCCCGGCTCCGCGCGGACCAGGACAACCTGCGGGCCGCACTGGACTTCAGCTTGCGAGGGGCGGGCGGGGCGGCCGCCGCGTCGGGCCCTGACGGGGTTTTCGGCGTGGGGGCCCCGGGCGCGGCGTCCGTCATGGCCGCGGGCCCCGGCGCAGCGGCCCGCTCCGCGTCCGGCTCGACCGCGTCGGCCACCTCGGCCGACCCCCGAGAGGGGGCCACGCCGACCCCCGCCGACACCCTCGCCGGGCTGCGGCTCGCCGGGACCCTCGCGGGCCCCGGCGCAGCGGCCCGCCCCGCGCCCGGCTCGACCGCGTCGGCCACCTCGGCCGACCCCCGAGAGGGGGCCACGCCGACCCCCGCCGACACCCTCGCCGGGCTGCGGCTCGCCGGGACCCTCTGGTTCTACTGGCATGCCTGCGGGGCTCCACGCGAGGGCCGTTACTGGGTCGAGCGGGCCCTGGAGGCCAATCCGGAGCCGACGTCCGAGCGGGCCCGCGGACTGTGGGTGGCCGGGCTGCTGGCCGGGTGTCCCGAGGACCTGACCAGGGGACTGCGCCGGGCCGAGGAAGCCCGGGAACTGGCCCGCGGTCTCGGGGACGCCGCCGAAGCCGCCCACGCCGCGTACGTCATCGGTGTCATCCGGCTCTTCGCCGACGACCTCTGCGCCGCGCTGGCCCACTTCGAGGCCGGCGTCGCCCGCGGGCCCGTCCCCGGCCAGCACCTCAGCCTCGTCGGCCTCGACCAGGTCGAACTCGCCTGCGCCCTCGGCTTCCTGGGCCACGCCGACCGGGCCGTCGAGGTGTGCGAGAAGACCCTGCGGCTCTGCGAGGAGCACGGTGAGGAATGGGTCCGCTCCTACGCCCTGCGCATGCTCGCCCTCGCCCACACCGTGAAACAGGACTGGCCCCGCGCCGAGCGGTACGCCCGCGAGGCCCTCCGGCTCAAACTCGCCGTCAACGACCTCATCGGCCTCGCCCTCACGCTGGACCTCACGGCGCGTATCGCGACGGAGCGCTCCGCGCACGAGCGGGCGGCCGTTCTCCTCGGCGGGGCCGACCGGGCCTGGGCCGCTGTCGACCAGGGCAGGTGGGGTTCCGAGGCGCTCAACTCCTTGCGGCGGGACACGGAGAGCCGGGCGGGGCGTGTCCTGGGCTCGACCGCGTTCACCGCCGCGTACGACCGGGGCGCCGCGCTCACCCTCCCCGAACTCGTCGGTCACGCCCTCCAGGAGCCGGGCCTTCCCGACGTCACGCCCCCCGCACCGGACAGACCCCAGGTCCGCCTCACCCCCCGGGAGGCCCAGGTCGCCGAACTCGTCGCCGAAGGCCTCGCCAACCAGCAGATCGCCGACCGCCTGGTGATCGCCCGCCGCACCGCCGAGGGCCACGTCGAACGGATCCTCAACAAGCTCGGCTTCAACACGAGAACGCAGATCGCGACCTGGGTCACGGCCCAGCGGTGA
- a CDS encoding M14 family metallopeptidase: protein MRLRIRGSGARGGTRYAALAAVLALALAAPLSANADSAPKSAPSAEDVRQYEIHQHTTPLTRTAIQQSGVTVDEADEETVVVSGRTDQIKRLRQLGYQVVPLGAAPDRIGEDEARLYDFPSADSRYHNYAEMNAEIDQRLAAYPNIMSKRVIGRSYQGRDIVAIKISDNVATDEAEPEVLFTHHQHAREHLTVEMALYLLRELGAGYGSDSRVTNMVNNREIWIVPDLNPDGGEYDIASGSYRSWRKNRQPNSGSSAVGTDLNRNWAYRWGCCGGSSGSTSSETYRGTAAESAPEVKVVADFVRSRVVGGVQQIKSNIDFHTYSELVLWPYGYTYSDTATGMTADDTAVFKAVGQKMAASNGYTAEQASDLYITDGSIDDYLWGTHKIFSYTFEMYPSSSSGGGFYPPDEVIERETSRNRDAVLQLLENSDCMYRSIGKQAQYC, encoded by the coding sequence ATGCGACTTCGCATACGCGGTTCCGGCGCCCGCGGCGGCACCCGCTACGCCGCCCTCGCCGCCGTTCTGGCCCTCGCCCTCGCGGCCCCGCTCTCCGCGAACGCCGACAGTGCCCCCAAGTCGGCCCCGAGCGCCGAGGACGTCCGGCAGTACGAGATCCACCAGCACACGACTCCCCTGACCCGTACGGCGATCCAGCAGAGCGGCGTGACCGTCGACGAGGCCGACGAGGAGACCGTCGTGGTCTCCGGGCGCACGGACCAGATCAAGAGGCTGCGCCAACTCGGCTACCAGGTCGTCCCATTGGGTGCGGCCCCGGACCGGATCGGCGAGGACGAGGCCCGGCTGTACGACTTCCCGTCGGCCGACTCGCGGTACCACAACTACGCCGAGATGAACGCCGAGATCGACCAGCGCCTCGCCGCCTACCCGAACATCATGAGCAAGCGGGTCATCGGCAGGTCGTACCAGGGCCGGGACATCGTCGCCATCAAGATCAGCGACAACGTGGCCACCGACGAGGCCGAGCCCGAGGTGCTGTTCACCCACCACCAGCACGCCCGCGAGCACCTCACGGTGGAGATGGCCCTGTATCTGCTGCGCGAACTCGGCGCGGGCTACGGGAGCGACTCACGGGTGACGAACATGGTGAACAACCGTGAGATCTGGATCGTCCCCGACCTCAACCCGGACGGCGGCGAGTACGACATCGCGAGCGGCTCCTACCGCTCGTGGCGCAAGAACCGGCAGCCCAACTCCGGTTCCTCGGCCGTCGGCACCGACCTCAACCGCAACTGGGCCTACCGCTGGGGCTGCTGCGGCGGTTCGTCCGGATCGACGTCCTCCGAGACCTACCGGGGTACGGCCGCCGAGTCGGCGCCGGAGGTCAAGGTCGTGGCCGACTTCGTGCGCAGCCGGGTCGTCGGCGGGGTCCAGCAGATCAAGTCGAACATCGACTTCCACACGTACAGCGAACTGGTGCTGTGGCCCTACGGGTACACGTACTCCGACACGGCGACCGGCATGACGGCGGACGACACCGCCGTGTTCAAGGCCGTCGGGCAGAAGATGGCCGCGAGCAACGGGTACACGGCGGAGCAGGCAAGCGATCTGTACATCACCGACGGGTCGATCGACGACTACCTCTGGGGCACGCACAAGATCTTCTCGTACACCTTCGAGATGTATCCGTCGTCGAGTTCCGGTGGGGGGTTCTACCCGCCCG